A region from the Rhinoderma darwinii isolate aRhiDar2 chromosome 2, aRhiDar2.hap1, whole genome shotgun sequence genome encodes:
- the DNAJC15 gene encoding dnaJ homolog subfamily C member 15 isoform X2, whose amino-acid sequence MTSYMGGTMIAVGLGVAAAAFAGRFAFQLWKPLGQVIMENAKKISNPSLSYYYKGGFEQKMSRREASLVLGVSPSASKSKIRTAHRKIMILNHPDKGGSPYIATKINEAKDLLQSSAKQ is encoded by the exons GGTGGTACTATGATTGCAGTGGGGCTCGGAGTTGCAGCAGCGGCTTTTGCAG GTCGCTTTGCTTTCCAGCTGTGGAAACCTTTGGGTCAAGTTATCATGGAAAATGCCAAAAAAATCTCTAATCCA AGCCTTTCTTATTACTACAAAGGAGGATTTGAGCAGAAAATGAGTAGGCGAGAAGCAAGCCTTGTTTTAGGTGTCAG TCCATCTGCTAGCAAATCCAAGATCCGCACGGCACATCGGAAAATCATGATTTTAAATCATCCAGATAAAG GCGGATCACCTTATATAGCAACGAAAATAAATGAAGCAAAGGACTTACTGCAGTCTAGTGCAAAACAGTGA